The DNA sequence CCTGTACTCATGTCCATCTCCTAGCTGTTTTAGATGGACGAAACCGGGTGTCGGTCTGATGTAACTCCCCACGCCAGCATTACCTGGATCGGGTTAAAGGGTCTTTCTCAGCGCCTTCAGACTAAAAACCTCCGAAGGGCACCCCTGTTTCATCCTTAATAAGGATTTAACCACGAATTGGGGGATCGATGCATGACTAACATCAAGCAGGAGTCACAACAGGCAAATAAGGGCGAATCCCTTATTTATTGCGACGCAATATGAAGTCTGCCGTTACAAAAGCGGCGTCAGAGGTGAATTCGTCAGCCAATATCCTGGCGGCAGCCTCCGCAAGGGAGATTTCTATAAAGCCGCTGACTTCGCCGTCGTGATTCATTGGGACGAAGTTATCAGTCAATTCTAGGTCGTAAACATAGAGCTGCTCATCATGAAAACCCCTGTTAAGGGATGGGCGACGCATATGAATGCGTCCAACAGGCTCGATCTGTTCTGCAATTTGCTCGGGTACGCCAGCCTCTTCCCAAAGTTCACGACGCGCACTTACCCAAGGTGTTTCATCGGCGGTAATGCCGCCAGCTGCTAAGTTATCTAACTTGCCTGGATCGGTAGGCTTGGTTTCACTACGCCTACCCAACCAAATCTTATTGCCTTGCGTGTAGCCGTTGATATGCGTTGCCATGCTACGAAACCCAAACGTGCGAAATGCAGCTCGTTCCATGCGAAAGTACTTGTGACCATTTTGATCCACCCATGCAAAGTCTTCATTTCGCCAGCCGGGAATAAATCCACCTACGCGCATGCGATTGGCTAACTGGTAAAGACTGTTTGATAAGTCTTTTGGTTTACCTAATTGAATTGTCAGCTTGTCATGACTAATTGCAATTAGTGGAATAGATTCTTTTTGTAATGACTCTTCTAAATAGGCGGTGAAGTCTGGATTGAGGTGTCCAATAAGCTGCTCACCTATTGCGCCGCGGGATAAATAGATTGGCAAAAAATCTGCCGGAGCAGATCGCGCCGTATTTTGGAGCATTTCCTCAAGGGCGGCTAGCGTACTGGTTGAAAGGCTGGTCATGGGACTAAGTGTAAGGGAACTCGGCTCTCTTAACACATAACTGCGGCTGCATTACCTTAAATAGTTGTAAGAAATTACAAAAGAAGGGGGATTACTTTTTGCACACAATTTAGGCAAGCTAGGTCAGCCTATACAAATCTGTGACTTACGAAAACTTTTGGGGATTTATCCACAATGCCTGTGGATAAGTATGAAGAATTTTTGGTCCCGCCGACAGGAATCGAACCTGTATCCCACGCTTAGGAGGCATGTGCACTATCCATTGTGCTACGGCGAGGTGCTATAAAAATTAAAAGTGTGTTAGGTAGATTTTAATGAATCACCATTTAATAACTACCATCCACATAGAGCCCAAACCTGATTGGTAACAGCCACCATCATATCTGGTGCAAGGTACATTGAAAAAACAAATAACAGCACAAAAAAACCAAACCCATAGGAAATGATTTTCCAAATTGCCGGTTTTTTCTTAGGCATTAGCGACTCGTTCAACAGCACGTTCTTTTACAGGAAGGTTTGCTAAGAAAGCAAAGACACCCAATCCAATAGCGATTTCCCAAACAATTAAATATGAACCTGTTTGGTCGAATAAATAGCCGCCCAGGAATGCGCCGCAGAAACTACCTAGTTGATGCGAGAAAAATACCAACCCAGATAGCATTGTTAAATACTTAACGCCAAATATCTGTGCAACGATACCGTTGGTAAGGGGGATAGTCGATAGCCACAAGAAACCCATGATTGCTGAAAAGATATAAGTGCTCATTGGTGATGGTGGCAACAATAAGAAAGCGGTAATAGCAATCGAGCGACCTAAGTAAATGGCGGATAGTAAATAGCGCTTTGGAAAGCGTTGAGCCAAGATTCCAGAGCTGTAGGTGCCAAAAATATTGAATAGCCCAATTAAGGCTAGGGCGGTAGTGGCAACTACTGGAGCGCCAACCGCTGGATAGTTCACAGAAACATCTTTAAGGTAAGGTGCTAAATGCACGGCAATAAACACCACTTGAAAGCCGCAAACAAAGTAGCCTAAGGTCAGATAGCGAAAGCTAGGATTGCTAACCGCCTCTTTTAAAGCCTGCTTAATCGTTTGATCACCCAAAGCATGTGAGTGACTAAAATTTTTCTCACGCAACATAAAAGCAGTTGGAATCATGAGGCTGGCCATTAAGGCCAACATGAGAAGCGCATTCTGGGTGCCAAATGCACTGAGCAATCCTTGCTCCGCTGGAATCATCAGAAACTGACCAAATGAACCTGCTGCTGCAGTAATGCCCATAGCCCAAACACGTTTTTCCGCAGGAACGTTACGCCCTAAGATACCGTAAACCACGCTGTAAGTGGTTGCAGTTTGAGCTAGTCCAATCAACAGGCCGCCAGCCAAGGTGAAGTTCATCACGTCACCTGATAAGGCCATGCCCGTTAAACCTAGTGCATACAAAATGCCACCAGCTACCATGATTTTGAATGCGCCATAGCGATCCGCTAGGGCACCAGTAATTGGCTGAACTGCGCCCCAGATCAGGTTTTGTAGCGCAATCGTTAAAGCAAAAGTTTCACGCCCCCAGCCATTGGCTGAGGTAATCGGTAAATTAAATAAGCCAAATCCATGACGAATGCCCATGGATAGTGTGACCATTAATCCGCCGTAAATAAGGACTTCCTTCATCGAAAGCCCGGCGTTGTTTTTTGGCTTGTTCATGGGATTTAGATGATGCCTTTGTTACGCAACACTTCAATAGTCTTATCGTCGAGCTTAAGGCGCTCATGCAAAATCTCATCCGTATGTTGACCAAGGGTTGGCGGAGCCATACGAACTTCAGTAGGTGTTTTTGATAAACGCATTGGGCTGGCTACTAATTTCATGCTGCCAACAGTAGGGTGAGGGGCTTCGATCAGAACGCCGCGGTGAATCACCTGTTCGTTTTCAAAGACTTCTTTAAAGTTATTAATGGGTCCGCAAGGGACATTGGCCTTCTCTAGTAGGCCAATCCATTCGCCCTTAGTTTTTTTGCGAGTCATTTGCTCTAAGAGCGGAATGAGTTGCTTGCGATGTTCTACGCGAAGGGGGTTAGACACATAAAGTGGGTTGTCCGCTAAATGCGCTTCACCGCCTGCCGTCACGAAATGCCTAAACTGACCATCATTGCCCGCTCCAACAATC is a window from the Polynucleobacter sp. MWH-Aus1W21 genome containing:
- a CDS encoding MFS transporter → MNKPKNNAGLSMKEVLIYGGLMVTLSMGIRHGFGLFNLPITSANGWGRETFALTIALQNLIWGAVQPITGALADRYGAFKIMVAGGILYALGLTGMALSGDVMNFTLAGGLLIGLAQTATTYSVVYGILGRNVPAEKRVWAMGITAAAGSFGQFLMIPAEQGLLSAFGTQNALLMLALMASLMIPTAFMLREKNFSHSHALGDQTIKQALKEAVSNPSFRYLTLGYFVCGFQVVFIAVHLAPYLKDVSVNYPAVGAPVVATTALALIGLFNIFGTYSSGILAQRFPKRYLLSAIYLGRSIAITAFLLLPPSPMSTYIFSAIMGFLWLSTIPLTNGIVAQIFGVKYLTMLSGLVFFSHQLGSFCGAFLGGYLFDQTGSYLIVWEIAIGLGVFAFLANLPVKERAVERVANA
- a CDS encoding NUDIX hydrolase family protein; translated protein: MTSLSTSTLAALEEMLQNTARSAPADFLPIYLSRGAIGEQLIGHLNPDFTAYLEESLQKESIPLIAISHDKLTIQLGKPKDLSNSLYQLANRMRVGGFIPGWRNEDFAWVDQNGHKYFRMERAAFRTFGFRSMATHINGYTQGNKIWLGRRSETKPTDPGKLDNLAAGGITADETPWVSARRELWEEAGVPEQIAEQIEPVGRIHMRRPSLNRGFHDEQLYVYDLELTDNFVPMNHDGEVSGFIEISLAEAAARILADEFTSDAAFVTADFILRRNK